In the genome of Oceanivirga salmonicida, the window TTCGCTTGAATATATCTTTGCAATAATAATGTTATTAACATATTTAAAACATAATATAAATTAAGTCCTGATGGAAGTCTATAAAAGAAAAATGTCATAATTACTGGCATAGCAAGCAATGCTGTTTGCATAGTATTTTCTGCTCCTGCTGAATCTGAGTTTTTAGGCATCATTATTCTTTGTTGAACAAAACTTAATAATCCACCTAATAACGGCAATAAGTTAATATCAAATCCGCTAATAGTATATAGTCTATCAGGTTGTGCTAAATTAAACCATAAAAAACTTGCTGTTTTTGGTATAGCATTACTTGTAAATGTATGATAAAGCATAATAAAAATCGGTAACTGTATTAATAAAGGTAAACATCCACCTAATGGATTAATCCCTTTTTCTCTATATAATTTTGTTGTTTCTTCACTTAATTTTGCTCTATCACTTTTATATTTTTTATTAATTGCATCTATTTCTGGTTGATATTTTTTCATTTTAGCCATTGATTTTTCTTGCTTTACTGTCAATGGATAAAGTATTAATTTTATAATTATTGTTGTTGCTATTATTGCTAAACCATAATTTCCCAAAATTTCTGCTAAAAAACTTAATAATTTTAGTAATAAATTCTCTATAAACGGTATTCTTAAAAAATTCATGTTATCTCCTTTATTTTAATGGGTCATATCCTCCATAAGTGAAAGGATTACACCTCAGTATTCTTTTTGTACCTAAATATATACCTTTAAAAATACCATATTTTTCTATTGCCTGTTTCATATATTCTGAACAAGTCGGGTAATATTTACATCTTTTCCGTAAATATTTATTTGATATTTTCTGGTATATTTTTATTATTTTTATTAGTATTCTTTTCATTTTTTTTTAATCCCATTAATATATCTTTTTTTAATATATTGTAGTTTAAATTTTTAAAATCTTCTCCACAATTTTTTTTGGCAACTATGATATATGCATTATTACTATCAAAATTTTCTATATTATTTCTTACAATTTCTCTAAAAATTCTTCTTAATCTATTTCTTTTAACAGCATTTCCAACTTTTTTGCTAGTTACAAATCCGAATTTTTGAATTTTAATATTTTTTATAAAAATTATTGTGTATTTTGTATATATTTTACTTCCTCTTAAATATATTGGATCAAATTCTCTTTTATTTTTTAATGTTTCCATCTTTTTCCCGTTCAAAAAAATCGGTGCGATTGTTTGGACACCGATCTTAAGCTGATATTTTTGCTCTACCTTTATTTCTTCTTCTCTTTAAGACGTTACGTCCACTCTTAGTTTTCATTCTTTCTCTAAATCCGTGATCTTTTTTTCTTTTTCTATTATTTGGTTGAAATGTTCTCTTCATATCTTTTCCTTTCCTGCTTTTTTTTATATAATACACTATATAATAAACAAATCTGTTTCAAAAGTCAAGGTTATTATATCATTAAATACTATTTTTATCAACTAAATCGCCTTTACTTAAATTTAAAGCAAG includes:
- a CDS encoding YidC/Oxa1 family membrane protein insertase — protein: MNFLRIPFIENLLLKLLSFLAEILGNYGLAIIATTIIIKLILYPLTVKQEKSMAKMKKYQPEIDAINKKYKSDRAKLSEETTKLYREKGINPLGGCLPLLIQLPIFIMLYHTFTSNAIPKTASFLWFNLAQPDRLYTISGFDINLLPLLGGLLSFVQQRIMMPKNSDSAGAENTMQTALLAMPVIMTFFFYRLPSGLNLYYVLNMLITLLLQRYIQAKVREENE
- the yidD gene encoding membrane protein insertion efficiency factor YidD, giving the protein MKRILIKIIKIYQKISNKYLRKRCKYYPTCSEYMKQAIEKYGIFKGIYLGTKRILRCNPFTYGGYDPLK
- the rnpA gene encoding ribonuclease P protein component — translated: METLKNKREFDPIYLRGSKIYTKYTIIFIKNIKIQKFGFVTSKKVGNAVKRNRLRRIFREIVRNNIENFDSNNAYIIVAKKNCGEDFKNLNYNILKKDILMGLKKNEKNTNKNNKNIPENIK
- the rpmH gene encoding 50S ribosomal protein L34 produces the protein MKRTFQPNNRKRKKDHGFRERMKTKSGRNVLKRRRNKGRAKISA